The Xenopus tropicalis strain Nigerian chromosome 7, UCB_Xtro_10.0, whole genome shotgun sequence genome includes a region encoding these proteins:
- the plekhn1 gene encoding pleckstrin homology domain-containing family N member 1 isoform X1 — protein sequence MGNLSCVPQPHRHIRYSLSRKNSWQQGKEQDGRTKWTYLFGNESGVGRERISDNILHYIPGKDIGNHEIQKDSVDQRFLSIFRKGKKKTIVRNMGQMIHYSKVKFCFQNSQDISDCYLELFQSHLYFQSRGPTGLTYQGLVPLKELSVYKLERSKGPANQVQEYAFRITGPLLNPLIVYCESQQELQKWLYHLEKQIQLNGGNLDVISATEGSNDCNWEKSELRRSVQSQPVQDWEETQRESLGSITCISKVKLQTLPFKELNERLLVLYPSSLVILSEEGKHLCFKGELPLKAIRVVSDEAEKKRKSFLIEGRYINTIRVMCLSQMDYEEWIEHLKRTQQQNRDSSLSGSSSFCGSHSAQQEQLTTSCRSSFTSDGHSKSWASGGKLPNSNRQSHSTTHGSDRQSVTVLAEHPMQDDPLSPGYSEPVHCFGNPVWSSATNGLSDLQRGGNTRGSKGRSNMKVQIPPVLPQSYDLETTAFGLIPETPSEEEVMSPVYREPYCYEKSQKHSSGDHHNELNRWSLQSDSQQSYHSDSNNVKSSLYAEPYTPIDGLESNFMDEILKNLNSSQTEKPASKLKTSGSFQISRNPHPALQKKYSNPVKGNKQLVRPLMHRNSEPDTSVHTRAIPPALGPFFKSVSAVKEEMALSYRNKAVEDMFDLPPPFSESLEHDYAELQSFHSDLSYDNIWDYEAKEKDHHHFSPPPFPGYVNPGVQQSKAIPSRWL from the exons ATGGGGAACCTGAGCTGTGTCCCGCAGCCGCATCGCCACATCAGATACTCTCTTAGCAGGAAGAACTCCTGGCAGCAGGGCAAAGA GCAGGATGGCAGAACTAAGTGGACATACTTGTTTGGAAATGAAAGTGGTGTTGGGAGAGAGAGAATCTCAGACAACATTCTGCATTACATCCCTGGGAAG GACATTGGAAACCATGAAATACAGAAGGACAGTGTGGATCAAAGATTTCTCAGCATCTTCAGGAAGGGCAAGAAAAAAACCATCGTCAGGAATATGGGACAAATGATTCACTACTCCAAAGTCAAATTCTGCTTTCAGAACAGTCAG GACATAAGTGACTGTTACTTGGAGCTGTTTCAGTCCCACCTCTATTTTCAGTCACGTGGCCCAACTGGTTTGACCTATCAG GGACTGGTGCCGCTGAAGGAGCTGAGTGTATATAAACTGGAGCGCTCTAAAGGCCCTGCTAACCAAGTCCAAGAATacgcattccggataacag GTCCCTTGCTGAACCCTCTGATTGTCTATTGTGAAAGCCAGCAAGAGTTGCAGAAGTGGCTTTACCACTTGGAGAAACAGATCCAGCTTAATGGGGGCAATCTAGATGTGATATCTGCAACTGAG GGAAGCAATGACTGTAACTGGGAGAAATCTGAACTCAGAAGATCTGTGCAGAGTCAACCAGTCCAGGACTGGGAGGAAACGCAGAGAGAATCACTGGGTTCCATTACCTGTATCTCCAAGGTCAAGCTGCAGACATTGCCATTTAAG GAGCTCAATGAAAGGCTGTTGGTCCTCTATCCAAGCTCTTTAGTCATACTCTCTGAGGAAGGGAAACATCTATGCTTCAAG GGAGAGCTTCCACTGAAAGCAATACGGGTAGTGTCAGATGAGGCAGAGAAGAAAAGGAAGTCATTCCTAATAGAAG GAAGGTACATTAATACTATCAGGGTGATGTGCCTTAGTCAAATGGATTATGAAGAGTGGATTGAACATCTGAAAAGGACACAGCAGCAAAACAGAGATTCCTCTCTCTCTGGCTCCAGCAGCTTTTGTGGATCACACTCTGCCCAGCAGGAACAG CTAACAACAAGCTGCAGGAGTTCCTTTACCTCAGACGGTCACAGCAAATCATGGGCCTCAGGGGGCAAATTGCCCAACTCCAACCGCCAGTCTCACAGCACCACACATGGCTCTGACCGCCAATCAGTCACCGTCCTTGCAGAACATCCAATGCAAGATGATCCTTTGTCTCCTGGATATTCAGAACCTGTACAT TGTTTTGGGAATCCAGTGTGGTCTAGTGCAACAAATGGCTTAAGTGATCTGCAAAGAGGTGGTAACACTCGTGGCTCAAAAGGAAGGAGCAACATGAAGGTGCAAATCCCACCAGTTTTGCCGCAAAGCTATGACTTAGAAACAACAGCATTTGGTTTGATCCCTGAGACACCCAGTGAGGAGGAAGTTATGTCCCCTGTGTACAGAGAGCCATATTGTTATGAGAAATCTCAAAAGCACTCTTCTGGGGACCATCATAATGAG ttAAACAGGTGGAGCCTGCAGTCAGACAGCCAACAATCTTACCACTCTGATTCCAACAACGTGAAGTCCTCATTATATGCTGAACCATATACACCTATAGATGGCCTAGAAAGCAATTTTATGGATGAG ATTCTAAAGAACCTGAATTCTAGCCAAACTGAAAAGCCAGCTTCAAAATTGAAGACCAGTGGATCATTCCAAATAAGCCGTAACCCACACCCAGCTCTTCAGAAGAAATATTCTAATCCAGTGAAGGGAAACAAACAACTTGTCAGGCCCTTAATGCACAGGAACAGTGAACCAGATACCTCGGTACACACAAGGGCCATACCACCTGCACTGGGCCCCTTTTTCAAAAGT GTGTCAGCAGTAAAGGAAGAAATGGCTTTGTCTTATCGCAATAAAGCAG TTGAAGATATGTTTGACCTTCCCCCACCTTTTTCTGAGTCCCTGGAGCATGATTATGCAGAACTGCAGAGCTTTCACAGCGATCTCAGTTATGACAATATTTGGGACTATGAAGCAAAGGAAAAAGATCATCACCACTTCTCACCCCCTCCATTCCCAGGATATGTCAATCCAGGGGTTCAGCAGAGCAAGGCCATTCCAAGCCGGTGGTTATAA
- the plekhn1 gene encoding pleckstrin homology domain-containing family N member 1 isoform X2 — MGNLSCVPQPHRHIRYSLSRKNSWQQGKEQDGRTKWTYLFGNESGVGRERISDNILHYIPGKDIGNHEIQKDSVDQRFLSIFRKGKKKTIVRNMGQMIHYSKVKFCFQNSQDISDCYLELFQSHLYFQSRGPTGLTYQGLVPLKELSVYKLERSKGPANQVQEYAFRITGPLLNPLIVYCESQQELQKWLYHLEKQIQLNGGNLDVISATEGSNDCNWEKSELRRSVQSQPVQDWEETQRESLGSITCISKVKLQTLPFKELNERLLVLYPSSLVILSEEGKHLCFKGELPLKAIRVVSDEAEKKRKSFLIEGRYINTIRVMCLSQMDYEEWIEHLKRTQQQNRDSSLSGSSSFCGSHSAQQEQLTTSCRSSFTSDGHSKSWASGGKLPNSNRQSHSTTHGSDRQSVTVLAEHPMQDDPLSPGYSEPVHCFGNPVWSSATNGLSDLQRGGNTRGSKGRSNMKVQIPPVLPQSYDLETTAFGLIPETPSEEEVMSPVYREPYCYEKSQKHSSGDHHNELNRWSLQSDSQQSYHSDSNNVKSSLYAEPYTPIDGLESNFMDEILKNLNSSQTEKPASKLKTSGSFQISRNPHPALQKKYSNPVKGNKQLVRPLMHRNSEPDTSVHTRAIPPALGPFFKSVSAVKEEMALSYRNKAAAGPLNPVAA; from the exons ATGGGGAACCTGAGCTGTGTCCCGCAGCCGCATCGCCACATCAGATACTCTCTTAGCAGGAAGAACTCCTGGCAGCAGGGCAAAGA GCAGGATGGCAGAACTAAGTGGACATACTTGTTTGGAAATGAAAGTGGTGTTGGGAGAGAGAGAATCTCAGACAACATTCTGCATTACATCCCTGGGAAG GACATTGGAAACCATGAAATACAGAAGGACAGTGTGGATCAAAGATTTCTCAGCATCTTCAGGAAGGGCAAGAAAAAAACCATCGTCAGGAATATGGGACAAATGATTCACTACTCCAAAGTCAAATTCTGCTTTCAGAACAGTCAG GACATAAGTGACTGTTACTTGGAGCTGTTTCAGTCCCACCTCTATTTTCAGTCACGTGGCCCAACTGGTTTGACCTATCAG GGACTGGTGCCGCTGAAGGAGCTGAGTGTATATAAACTGGAGCGCTCTAAAGGCCCTGCTAACCAAGTCCAAGAATacgcattccggataacag GTCCCTTGCTGAACCCTCTGATTGTCTATTGTGAAAGCCAGCAAGAGTTGCAGAAGTGGCTTTACCACTTGGAGAAACAGATCCAGCTTAATGGGGGCAATCTAGATGTGATATCTGCAACTGAG GGAAGCAATGACTGTAACTGGGAGAAATCTGAACTCAGAAGATCTGTGCAGAGTCAACCAGTCCAGGACTGGGAGGAAACGCAGAGAGAATCACTGGGTTCCATTACCTGTATCTCCAAGGTCAAGCTGCAGACATTGCCATTTAAG GAGCTCAATGAAAGGCTGTTGGTCCTCTATCCAAGCTCTTTAGTCATACTCTCTGAGGAAGGGAAACATCTATGCTTCAAG GGAGAGCTTCCACTGAAAGCAATACGGGTAGTGTCAGATGAGGCAGAGAAGAAAAGGAAGTCATTCCTAATAGAAG GAAGGTACATTAATACTATCAGGGTGATGTGCCTTAGTCAAATGGATTATGAAGAGTGGATTGAACATCTGAAAAGGACACAGCAGCAAAACAGAGATTCCTCTCTCTCTGGCTCCAGCAGCTTTTGTGGATCACACTCTGCCCAGCAGGAACAG CTAACAACAAGCTGCAGGAGTTCCTTTACCTCAGACGGTCACAGCAAATCATGGGCCTCAGGGGGCAAATTGCCCAACTCCAACCGCCAGTCTCACAGCACCACACATGGCTCTGACCGCCAATCAGTCACCGTCCTTGCAGAACATCCAATGCAAGATGATCCTTTGTCTCCTGGATATTCAGAACCTGTACAT TGTTTTGGGAATCCAGTGTGGTCTAGTGCAACAAATGGCTTAAGTGATCTGCAAAGAGGTGGTAACACTCGTGGCTCAAAAGGAAGGAGCAACATGAAGGTGCAAATCCCACCAGTTTTGCCGCAAAGCTATGACTTAGAAACAACAGCATTTGGTTTGATCCCTGAGACACCCAGTGAGGAGGAAGTTATGTCCCCTGTGTACAGAGAGCCATATTGTTATGAGAAATCTCAAAAGCACTCTTCTGGGGACCATCATAATGAG ttAAACAGGTGGAGCCTGCAGTCAGACAGCCAACAATCTTACCACTCTGATTCCAACAACGTGAAGTCCTCATTATATGCTGAACCATATACACCTATAGATGGCCTAGAAAGCAATTTTATGGATGAG ATTCTAAAGAACCTGAATTCTAGCCAAACTGAAAAGCCAGCTTCAAAATTGAAGACCAGTGGATCATTCCAAATAAGCCGTAACCCACACCCAGCTCTTCAGAAGAAATATTCTAATCCAGTGAAGGGAAACAAACAACTTGTCAGGCCCTTAATGCACAGGAACAGTGAACCAGATACCTCGGTACACACAAGGGCCATACCACCTGCACTGGGCCCCTTTTTCAAAAGT GTGTCAGCAGTAAAGGAAGAAATGGCTTTGTCTTATCGCAATAAAGCAG CTGCTGGTCCATTAAACCCTGTGGCTGCTTAA